One segment of Mesoplodon densirostris isolate mMesDen1 chromosome 6, mMesDen1 primary haplotype, whole genome shotgun sequence DNA contains the following:
- the TAL2 gene encoding T-cell acute lymphocytic leukemia protein 2 produces the protein MFGNRLWQASKALSLSHLRNSNMTRKIFTNTRERWRQQNVNSAFAKLRKLIPTHPPDKKLSKNETLRLAMRYINFLVKVLGEQSLQQTGVAAPGNILGLFPQGPHLPDRTLLGDYQVPSSGPSHHIP, from the exons ATGTTTGGTAACAGGCTGTGGCAAGCTTCCAA ggccctttctctttctcatctcaGGAACTCCAACATGACCAGAAAGATCTTCACAAACACCAGGGAGCGGTGGAGGCAGCAGAACGTCAACAGTGCCTTTGCCAAGCTGAGGAAGCTCATCCCCACTCATCCTCCCGACAAGAAGCTGAGCAAAAACGAAACGCTTCGCCTGGCGATGAGGTACATCAACTTCCTGGTGAAGGTCTTGGGGGAGCAAAGCCTACAGCAAACAGGAGTGGCTGCTCCGGGAAATATTCTGGGCCTCTTCCCCCAAGGACCCCACCTGCCGGACAGGACTCTCCTTGGTGATTACCAGGTTCCATCATCCGGCCCAAGCCACCACATTCCGTAG